The genome window TGACTTTAGACATATGAAACTCCTTTTGGTTTAATAATAAAGAAATATGGACCCGACAATGTCTTTATCAATAAAAAAACAAATCATTATTTTATCTTTTTAAAGAATTAACATCCATTATCCTTTAAGCATATTCTTTAAACAACTAGAACTTTCATTATCTTCTCTTTTATTTTTCTACTAACAAGATAAGGTCAGATGACACTATTGTATACCTTATACCatgatataaattatatattacGACGACTATTTTTTGTagtaagtaatatattaaaagaTGTTTATGTCTATCATAAGTCGTGTCTGTTTGTGGTTTACCTTTCGAGCTTTAATTAAAGGGTTATAAACTTCTAATGTAGAATATAAAATACCAATAACAAATTATATATACAACAATACAAGTATCCACTATGTTATCCAAAAGAAAAATGTATACACAAATGGTAAACAAAGAAAATGAGATAACAAATATCAAACTTAACAGATGCATATTTACTAATCTTTCAAGGTTGTAGCACaaagttagaaaaaaaaatcaaaatcttACTCATTGTTACTAATCCGAATTGTAATAATAATCAACTTAAAAATACATCAAAAAACTGTAAATAAGAAAATAAAGGGTGAGGATCAAATATGAAGTTTATTTTGATAGTAAGCAATAAGATTATAACATGTGGGAAAattaaaataaagaggaagggtattttagtcaatgtTACCCAATCTTCTCCTTTGTTCTTCTCTCTATAACTTCAAAACTCACCATATTCAatcttttcttcactttctatctcaataatcactacattatagtgcgattttcgttaCCAATCAATGATTTAAACACcaaatcaacgtgttcttcaacttttttgaagaaacccagtttaatttcatacaatatcttattttttcctgtgattttgaagagaatcactcgattcgttcgattcaatcgctgataagtgtttctaacattcaaatttcgtcaatcggtgaagaaatcggcttcgatctatgtaagaaTTTTTTGAATtacatttttacgatctgggtttttgaattgagtcattgcgttttacgatcttggcggggtccGGGGCAGCGCCCCTGTGAGCAGGGTcaaaggggcggcagcccctggcggggtccaagtggcagagcccctggctggggttttttttattaaattgctttaataaaactGTAACAAAAAATTTAATTTTCTAGAAATTGCCTCATTTTCGTAGACagtttttgaagtgtttttagtcattgcgtttcaggtaaaacacatttttatgtgttttcagtccattgcgttttagagagaacactttcttgtgtgttttttggccattgcgttttagaaataagatatttttatgcgttttcagtccattgcgttttagaaagtgcaatttcttttgtgtttttaggctattgcgttttagaaaaaagacatttctttgtgttttctggccattacgttttagaaataagacatttctttgtgtttttggtgcattgcgttttagaaaaatgtcattttttacgtttttttttccATTACGTTTTACGCAACTGGTTTTTTTTCCATTGCATTTACGCAACTAggttttcgaaattttttttcgaaaatatcgCAATAGTacactcgttttaaagataaaaaacgctcgttttttttgtgcgatttttataaaaaataatgtcgtatgaaaaagttattaacgtttaaaaaatgggaggaaattggaggagagagaaactattgtacTGAATTGACTACAATGCCCTTACACAAACCCACACGCTTCTTTTTGAtcttcaatttcactcatttaatcttagccattGATTAAATCAATTGACGATCAAGATTACTTTCTAGCCTtcctaacaaaaaaaaaaaaaaaaaaaaaaactttctattatatcctaacccagaaaataaatacaaaattaaACTTGTTATATTATCTATGTACATAAAGGTAaatttttatgaaattttaaGATGACATATGAAGGATAAAGTTAAAatgcttaattttttttttttgtcattttcttcCATTCATACCCATCTTCCCTTAATCAATGGCATTTATGTTTAATAAATCTATATTATACATTAGATTATTtataaactagtattaagcccctgcgttgcagcggttgtcataaagtgtgttaagtagtagcaatactatactattgtcagcgaccaccaacacagaaaaaactcgtaaaaacaaaataaataaaaacgggaaaaaaataacgccgagcgagAAGTAGACGTAAAAtatttgaatcacgcacgctcgtaactgagaaattaaatcgaaacgtaaaacacagaaaaaaataactaagtccatccaggacccgcgtgttggacgaacttgtcaaactaAGAAAAATAGATGTGGCGCGACGGGCCAGTTAAACaggaaaaaatatacgaaaaaatgttgaacctcacacgcacgttgcggtgcgttaactcacaaaatttagaacgaaacgaaaaacttgggaaagatgaaaagtatggtggaccaaaattgaaaataaaaaagagttgggtttaaatttcaaaaggtgaaaaactttgggttaaaagtaaaaaaaaacaaatggtctaaattgcaaaattgaagttatttattaattttagataaagataaaaataaaaataagggaTATCCTatctatatattagttattaattaatattaatattaaaagaatttattaaacaaatataaataaaatttatgagcttgaaggagagaatgtcatgtggcattatttggagtcttttattataagttagataacAAAAATAAGCTTATGGATAATAAACTCATCGGATTCATCAATAACATATATTCAGAAATACATTCTATTGTATTTGTGTATTTGAACTAAAGGACTAATTAGTGAAACAAATTAAAcaaatttaacataaaaaaatgTATTTTGTAATTTCAGAGAAGTTAGTTAATAATTCAGATGTAAATTGTCAACTCCGTCGCAACGTTCTGGTTTCCCACTAGATAAAAACATGTTGTAGTATACTATATAATGTTTATCATAAGGGTTTCTCGTGCATTGCAGCCGCGAAACAGtgcttttatatatatagggtaggaaTCCTTAGAGAAGTCCACCTTATTTAAGAAACTTGAGAAACATTCTGGACTACACATTTcgctaagcttttcgtaatatacacatatgtatagtttctCAATTATAAGCCTAGTGCTTCTTACATGATCcgaaccctatatatatacacacacaacgTATATATGATTTTTAACATTTTTAGGTTTGAATTATGTTTTCGGCCTATATTATCGACTCCGCTGCAACGCGCAGATTCTCGCTAGTTAGCTTAAAAGCACATCCATGTACCCTTCATGTTTAGCTGGTATTATTGCAATTCTTCTGGTGGACCTTTTTTTCTAcaataataaattatatattttttaataaaaagataATGTATCAGtttgttaatgttttattttcctCATAGTTATATAAATGATAATTATGAAGGTATAATTTATATGCTAATGGTGATGAGGTGGGTGATATAGGGTTGTGTGGTGTACATTGCACttagtattatttttaattatcacttttttttttaatttaaccaAGGAGTATTAATAATGACAGCAAAACGTGTTAGGTCATTTTAGCTTGCCCACatttatttatctatttatttattttgtttgtaTTTACTTGTAGTTTTTTAATTTAATGGAACGTTACTTTAGCAAAAAGTTCATCAGGTGTGGTTAAACATCCATTTTCATCCCAAAACAAGGAATAATTCATTAAAGCCTCAATAAGTCTGTTTTTGGTAACTCAAGGGGATATGAGTTGGTTTGGTTCGGCTATGTGTTAAACAAAGCTTGAACCGATGTTTAACTTTTGAAATGTTCATACTCTACGGTTTATCGgttgagtaaacttccgttttgctccccgtgatttggtcattttaatggttttgctccaatagtttaaaaatagtcattttcctccttgatttttctaacttatcttcattttgctcccagcctctaactccatcagggatgaaactggcgacaaactcgaaagattagggagcaaactggcgacaaactcgaaagatcagggaggaaaatggctatttttaaactattggagcaaaaccgttaaaatgaccaaaccacaaggagcaaaacggaagtttactcttatcGGTTTGGTAATCGAAATTGATGGTTCAGTTAGTAAACAGGTAACCGTTGGTTTTGGATGTGAATAAATTTTTAACAATCTTCGACTAAAAAAATCTGAATATATTTAGAGCCGAATAATATATGAGCAgtcatttttattaaaaaaagacAAGCGATAACTGAtaactaataattatatataaaaaagaaTATAACAAAACCTTTCttttgtataaatattatttaaaaataaataaataacgatTGATGGTGTTGGTATTGGTATTGGTAcaatttttcgtcctttatgtttgtagcaggttgcaatggatgacttttaactttcaataattacagtcacaatcttttatttggaaaactcattacaccttaCGTCCTTTGGCCCTAACCTGGTTAAAATATTCAGTTAAGTATAGTCACAtaagggtagtttagtctttaTACCTAATTATTTaaactatttaataaataaaagaaattagcATTTAATTATTTCATAAATACCCCCcttcacacactctctctctctctctctcccccccctctctctctctctctcttctagAAATGATCACCACCACAATTTCCAGTTTCCAGTCTCTTGGCACCATGTTTTCCTCCTTTTGTCTCAGTGGCTGCCATGCATCCTTTGTGGCTGCAGCCATCTTCCCCGCCGGCGTTGCTTTTCTCCCACCCCTAACAAACAACCCACTTCACTCCCCACTAACCCCTTCTCCCTGGTGCCGGAATATTCCATTTTATGGAACAAGTGTAGAAACTTTAACTGTTTTAATCCTGATCTGGGTTTTGAtttaaagaaagaaaaattaaaacttttaacttACAAAACCGATCTTGATCTCCCAATATCTCAACTAACAGACATTGCTAAAAAGACAAAAACTGTTCTCTGGTTAGCTTTAGATATAGGTggttgatcggagtgtcgcgctccggtcaaagataaaatttataagcccaaattacccttaacaatgtgttagtggtagtaaggggtcgaaccacgaagagtatgtggtttgtgtgtggattcgaatGAATTAAAACAATAGTCACAATTTACGAAGCTTGCTAAAGTATTTTTGTGTTTTCGTTTAATTGAAAGATATGATTTTTAACTAAATGGATTATTGAGAATGATTGACAAATACTACTTAACAATTGCAATAAAAACggttactagaacaataataatgAAAAGGAATCACGCCCGGCTTCGGTAAttgttaacctaggatttctacaagttttagtttcaactcaaatgcattcgattaacggatttagtgtaccgtgacttaggtgctactaactatcaacgtcccggagaacggacaaaaagacactttgtaatcaacacaagtaaatcctaacaacgacaacgtacaattacatatcaccgtttcacaaagtcataacttttaacatcgttcgacaattcatgaattcgtaacaaatgtaatactattgtcaaaagtttcaaaaaccaaacacaaattgtcactaagatgaaacaagaacaattcgaaacacttgaattaacaactacctacgccggggtgaaaccgagatgattagccgctcatggttgatgcaacttgatcaccgaatggttggaatgcggatggagtcatcttgaagcttgtagGATGGAGGAAtgatggagaattagggtttatggAATGATGATGGTGAGAAGGATGATGGATTGGTGAATTAGGGTTTGATGATTGATtgtgtgatgatgatgaattcgGGTTGTAGAGATGATAGATGATGGAATTGTTGACTTGATATATTTGATGGTGAGTCAAGCCCATGTACACGTGTGTCACTCTTGTCAACACAAATTGATGCCAATCCATCGTGATAATGGTGCCCTTTTATTACTATATTTAGCCACCCATTTGAGTTATCATGTTCAGATGATGACGTTTCCTATGTCACATGATATTTAGGATGAGTGTTTGATAttgattatttaatttaaatttaaaatcacAACAAAAATCATCCACCAATATTCCATATGTACGTCCAAGTCCCTGCCATCAATTAACATATGCACTTTTCCTTTGCTCATCTTCGAATCTTTTACCGGGACCACACATCAGACATTCCACTTCGCCTCTAAACCCGTTAACTTTCACGAATTAAACAATTTAACCTGCATAGCCACAATTTCTcgtagttaacttattcaatgcATATAATTATTTAAAACTAAACAAAACACACAAGAGGAACACTTTAAAgttcgggtttcaccctctccatcacatccccacacttgtcttttgcttgccctcaagcaaatctgtttttcacttttaCGTGGGTCGAACGAGAAACACACGTCCCATTCTCGAGACTAAGGTTAAGGTCTAAAGTCATACCCGGTTCAAACTTTTTAcagttttcaacatatttagcAATAAATGATTAATCATATAagaatggttatccaagattaacccgcccttgAAACTAGCaaatcatgcacatccctcacaatgttctctccactcggtttatAAATTGGCTAATttttataatgtattagcactttcAAACATAatcactcaaaaccgattagaacacgtacccgcataggcttgcaactcaatcattctccaccaccgaacacgaatactaagcacaagtcataaggtctttgtaagggttgtaacggggctaggctaagggtaggaagtATGATATtgaaagtggctaaggtgatgaaaattcgatttttattacaaaccactaaactaaacaaaactaaatataaacatcaactataaggcaacaactttcgccttttattcaacaactactaacacatctttttgtgtttttttaacgctttttcatttttttataacattttctgaatttttgctctttttctttttttttagttttttttatatgaataaatcacaactatacaaacaaataatcctaCAATCGAATCTTCATCACACaggtttaaaagaaaaggtttaaggttatgggctaaatgggttgtcaaacgaaagggttaggctcaaagtgggcgactagggatttgtttgggtaaggataaataattggttttaaaggaaaaggttcacctaatgccttaatcattctcgtgcttgtatttggtctatggtctcaaacgtatcaaagatgcaagttctacaatacatgactaatggtccactcaacaaagaaacatgtaaatgcaattctatgatataaaagtggctcaaacctcacgtataagggtatgatatgtgatatgcatgatatactagtttcttaggcggattattcccaaataaccacccgctaaatacccgtcatgctattaatttgaacttgaccatgacaaaagaccaaatgggttgtgacatccctcattgacttagttacttgtgctttaagATCGCTTTTCGAAACAagacattttctgaatttttttttttgaaattttcccccatccccacacttgaggtaaacattgtcctcaatgtgtagtgtttaaatgaacgggtaaaaatcgaaaacttttactactcccccatccccacacttgaggtaaacattgtcctcaatgtgtaagaactagagttttaaaatgcacaagggatgtgacacgactaacctcCCAAAATTTCCACCCCGAAGAATAACATacaattacaatccacttattactaatctaagaatcaaggtaaaaaggaaacgcatgcacctgattttttaTCGCTAGATGCTCctgtcttcttcttctcttcacaaAAACAGTTGTCCCGCGAACATGGTGTACCTACAAATCtaaacccttgtgtagaagcatgcttcttacaaccattgaaatttgttaggtggttagttctaccatttttataaaagtgttaccaaatcatgcgttaaattaccttgatttttgtggaaaaataatttacaacaattacaagcctaactcactttcgtaggaatcacggttgcatttagcttatgcaacaagcccttttaaaccacccgatagctcgggaggacgagaggtctcgtgagggttatatagagaacacacccacaacgttcatttaactactaAATTGAAATAACAAAAttgtacaacaacaacaatactaacTAAACTACGGATAACACTAAAACGAAATGCAaaataaaatatacaacaacaataaacTTACCACCTCATGGTGGTCGAATGGCATGCTTGCCGTCCACGAGCTCCTCAAAATAACCCACCGGTGATTCGTACCATTTGTTGCCAAACGGTCCAAACTTCCGCACCTCCTCTTCTTTTTTCTTTTCTAGAGGTGACTTCTTTGCTTTCTTCTTCTTGACCGTCTTCTTCTTTGTTTCTCCAAACCTACCAACCATAGCACAAACCTTTTTGTTTGGATTCATGTCCTTTTTAGGACACTTATCCTCACCGAGTGAGTtagtaaattttggaaaaacatttaaatttaatTCCCGGTCCCCAAACTTCATGCTTACCGTTCCCGTTGCACAATTTATTATGGCATTAGCAGTTGCCAGGAACGGTCTACCCAGTATGACTATCGGTTGGGTGTCCCCAACACACCCAACATAGTCTACTACCAAAAAGTCAACTGGGTAGTAGCAATCATCCACCTTAACAATCACATCCTCCACCATCCCCCTTGGATGCGTGGGAGTCTGATCGGCCAATACCACGGGAGTATCAAATTTTTTtaatggaccaaaatcatattggtcatacaaacttCTGGGCAAGATGCTCACACAAGCTCCAAGATCTAGGAGCGCCCTCTTGATTTTAAATGTTCCGATTTGAATTGGAATAAGAGGGTCTCCCGGATCTTGAGCTTTTTGGGGAAGGGCACTCGATAAAACGACACTCACATGAGATATCAAATCAACCGGTTCGGGTAATTTGTTGTGCCGTTTTTCGATGCTTAACTCCTTTAAGCATTCCACATGAGCCGGAACCTTTTTATTGTCATCTAGTAACGGTAAATTAATTTTAGCTTGCTTAAAATTTTCCCACCCCTCGTCCTTCGGTGGGCACCGTTCCTCAACTTTTGATGCATTAATCGGGTTAAGttgatttaaacaattttcacaaaaagaatttttagttatattttcaACTTTACTTTGTGAAATCGTTTCTTGTTCATTTTCACTTTCCGGCTCCTCACCTATATTTTCCACTACACCATCAACGAATTGTGGTGGTGGAATGCTTTCAACACTACAAACTTCATCATTTAAAAGAATACTTACCGCGCTAACGCGTGCATCCCTCACTTTGCTTGTGCTAAAACCTTGATGCTTCGGGTTCACTGtagtgtcacttggaagctttcCCATGCTTCCCCTTATTTGAGCCATTTCCTCCGCGAGTTGGCCCACTTGCTTTGCCAATGCCTCATGTGCTTTGTCCCGAATCTCGTTCGTCTTCTTTATCTCCTTAATGTCATTGTGAGattcttttatattgttttgagaTTCTTTTTGCATATTCAGCAAAGCATCTATTTTGGCACTCAAGTCATTGCCACCAGTTTGATTGTTGTTCCTTTgataacccccttggttacctCCTTGGCGATTTTGGTGCGAATACCCACCTTGATttcccgattggaaattcgggttcatttggttGGAGGCGTTACCATACCTAAAGTTAGGATGGTTCCTCAAtccggggtggtaagtgttggagttcatatcATATTGCCTCCGGTCTCCATACACTTGATTCACATCCGCGGTGGCTTGGCAATTCTCGGTCCTGTGACCGATGTCACCACATTCTTCACATACGCTATGTTGTATTGCACCCacttctttcttcttcattcGAGCCATTTCCCGCTCTAGAGTAGAAATCCGATCTTTAGAgtcaagatcgggaagtgaccgagAAATAGGATGTTTCTTGGCTCGATCGCCCGATTCTTTTTCTTTTGACCGTTTGCTCATTCGTTCTAGaaactcccaatcatcgtctTCATGGTTGCTCAGAAGAGTCCCGCTACTTGTCGACTCGAGACGATTCCATGTTGCATCATCCAACCCACGTACAAAACACTTCACCAATTCCCACTTCTCGATTTGAtgatgtgggcatctccgcaTCATTTCCTTAAATCTTGTAAAGGCTTCATGCAACAATTCGCCCGACAATTGGCgaaaagacctaatttcatcGCGAGCGTCGTCGGTATTTGCCATAGGGTAATATTCATCTAAAAATGCTTGTTGCATCTCTCCCCATGTGCGGATGCTATTGGCCAGGAGTGTAAGGAACCATTGCTTCGCTTTGTCCTTTAATGAGAATTGGAACAAGCGAAGTTTAACCTCCTCTAATGCAAAATTGTGCCCCCCGATAGTGTTGCAAACCGAAGAAAATTCTGCCAAATGCGTATATGGCTCATCGTTGGACCTCCCATTgaaatgaggaagtatgttgatgtagtgtggtttacaatcaaacatccttcgCTCACAAACAACGGGTGAATCGTTTTCGGTGACAATCGGCCTGAAACGGTCattcactccccgtggaggttgttgacgacgataaGGACCATTAACTTCTTGCTCATCCATTCTTCGGTTATCCCTTCTATCGTCTCTTCTCTCATCCCTTCTCTCACCCCTTCCAGCATCTCTTCTATCATCTCTCCGATTTCCACCTCGGTTACCCCCTTGATGaccacctcccacgaaacgaggaatccggttagggttagcattgttgttgttgtaaaacccatcattccggttccgttggtaGTTGTTTCGTGGTTGGCGGTTATTTTCGTAACCGTCATTCCTTCTATTCCCACGATCATAATCATCATCCCTAACGTGGttggcattttgatagccaaACTCTTCATCTTCATACCCTATCGCACGGTAGTCATTACCCCGATTGATGTacccccaatcttcatcatcgttcACCCGATCATCATAATAACCCCCATCATCGGAATTTTCTGTATGCACACTTACATGTTCCggtgattgataaccgggaacactataaggTTCGTCATCGGGGATTGCATCTCTCAAgtcgtcgatgttgaaaaacgggtcttcatCTGTGGGATTGCCGAGATCACGATTACCTCTATGATCTGAATTGACATATCCATCATCGAGGTTGACGGGtaaagtgtaacacctcgaatttttgtgtccaatgatgtgttaacacgtgtcatttgtttacacgtggcatctataataaataaaggactaattttgacaaaccttgaaagtatataaattcgagggctataaatgtcaacaagggtaaatatactgtatagtaaccctaaataatgcttaaaccttcaaacgaa of Helianthus annuus cultivar XRQ/B chromosome 1, HanXRQr2.0-SUNRISE, whole genome shotgun sequence contains these proteins:
- the LOC110929774 gene encoding uncharacterized protein LOC110929774, with the translated sequence MANTDDARDEIRSFRQLSGELLHEAFTRFKEMMRRCPHHQIEKWELVKCFVRGLDDATWNRLESTSSGTLLSNHEDDDWEFLERMSKRSKEKESGDRAKKHPISRSLPDLDSKDRISTLEREMARMKKKEVGAIQHSVCEECGDIGHRTENCQATADVNQVYGDRRQYDMNSNTYHPGLRNHPNFRYGNASNQMNPNFQSGNQGGYSHQNRQGGNQGGYQRNNNQTGGNDLSAKIDALLNMQKESQNNIKESHNDIKEIKKTNEIRDKAHEALAKQVGQLAEEMAQIRGSMGKLPSDTTVNPKHQGFSTSKVRDARVSAVSILLNDEVCSVESIPPPQFVDGVVENIGEEPESENEQETISQSKVENITKNSFCENCLNQLNPINASKVEERCPPKDEGWENFKQAKINLPLLDDNKKVPAHVECLKELSIEKRHNKLPEPVDLISHVSVVLSSALPQKAQDPGDPLIPIQIGTFKIKRALLDLGACVSILPRSLYDQYDFGPLKKFDTPVVLADQTPTHPRGMVEDVIVKVDDCYYPVDFLVVDYVGCVGDTQPIVILGRPFLATANAIINCATGTVSMKFGDRELNLNVFPKFTNSLGEDKCPKKDMNPNKKVCAMVGRFGETKKKTVKKKKAKKSPLEKKKEEEVRKFGPFGNKWYESPVGYFEELVDGKHAIRPP